The Mucilaginibacter sp. PAMB04168 genome contains the following window.
ACCTTTTAACTTACCTTGAGAAACGCCAGCCATCACCTGCTCAGGCACCACAGGCATTGGCTGCAAGCTATGCTCCAAAGGCGGCACAGCCGGCTTATACACCACCACCCACACAAACTTACCGTACCTCTGGCAGTGACGAGATCATTGAAATGGACCGCATGCGCCGCTTAATTGCCGACCATATGGTAATGAGCGTTCAAACTTCAGCGCATGTAACCTCTTTTGTAGAGGCCGACGTAACAAATTTAGTTTACTGGAGAGAGAAGATCAAAGCTAAGTTTGAGGCCCGCGAAGGAGAAAAGATTACATTTACACCTATATTTATTGAAGCTGTGGCAAAAGCTATTGCCGATATGCCAATGATCAACGTATCTGTAAACGGTACCCAGATCATTAAAAAGCGAGATATTAACATAGGGATGGCTACTGCGTTGCCCAATGGTAATTTAATTGTACCGGTTATTCGCCGCGCCGATACGCTTAACCTTACCGGCTTGGTTAAGAGTGTAAATGACCTAGCCAACCGTGCCCGTTTGAATAAATTACGGCCTGATGATACAGCCGACGGTACTTTCACGGTTACTAACATAGGTATGTTTGGTAATATTATGGGTACCCCCATTATTAACCAACCGCAGGTGGCCATTCTGGCTATTGGTACCATCAAGAAAAAACCTGCCGTATTGGAAACCCCAACCGGTGATGTAATCGCTATACGCCACATGCTGTATTTATCCATGTCGTATGACCATAGGGTAGTAGACGGCGCGTTAGGCGGTTCATTCCTGAAGCGTGTAGCTGATTATCTGGAGCATTGGGATTTGAACAGGGAGTTATAAAAACAAGCCAACTTGTGTGCTGCTGTAATGTGTGCTTAATTGCTAGTGAAAGAGTGACGTTTTTTTATCAAGTAGTATTAAAACTACCGGTATCAAAAAGGTTATAAGCCAAACCAGCCAGGCAATTGATCTATTTCTTTTGTTATTAAAGTCACTGTCTTTGAACTCATTGTATATCCTTTCCGATTTACCATCCTTTAAACAAAAGACATAAATGAATCCAAATGACAGGAAAATACTTGTTGCTTCATAAATTAGGCGGCTTTGATACGAGTATCCGCTAAAAAATTTTATAATCCACGTTAAGGTTAAAAGCAGGCTAAAGATGCTTAGTCCCATCACCAAGGTTGCTCTGAACCAATATGGAGCATCATTCCTGAAGTTCCTTTTAACGAAGTGGTTGTAGAAGGTGAAATAATAAAACCGTATTAACATGATAAATCCAATTATTCTTTCCTGAAGGAATTCTTTCAATGATCAAAGTAATTCATTCCCAATTACATTACTTCGATTGGGAATAAAAATTATAA
Protein-coding sequences here:
- a CDS encoding dihydrolipoamide acetyltransferase family protein is translated as MAKYQLLLPKMGESVAEATVINWLKNPGDKIDADDAVVEIATDKVDSEVPSPVSGVLVEQLCQKDEVVQVGSPIAIIEVEGEEQHVVEAAPVSSQPEAPIMDPEPVPEAVVEKEIPGLEHLTKPDVPAIQSSGIRFYSPLVRNIANQEGITQAELDGIPGTGAEGRLTKDDLLTYLEKRQPSPAQAPQALAASYAPKAAQPAYTPPPTQTYRTSGSDEIIEMDRMRRLIADHMVMSVQTSAHVTSFVEADVTNLVYWREKIKAKFEAREGEKITFTPIFIEAVAKAIADMPMINVSVNGTQIIKKRDINIGMATALPNGNLIVPVIRRADTLNLTGLVKSVNDLANRARLNKLRPDDTADGTFTVTNIGMFGNIMGTPIINQPQVAILAIGTIKKKPAVLETPTGDVIAIRHMLYLSMSYDHRVVDGALGGSFLKRVADYLEHWDLNREL